In Methanothermobacter sp., a genomic segment contains:
- a CDS encoding (Fe-S)-binding protein — MDLIYFRGCMGRERVPEITKATEQILDHVEIPYRILEDEKCCGSVLLRTGFLEDAKERIRENLTLLSGSRLLVSCAGCYRTFKIDYPRLFNVKVDVIHSSQLFHQLLKEGRIQIKGNLKVTYHDPCHLARHCGEYDAPRKVLEATGTLVEMEEHHVNAQCCGAGGGVKAAYPHLAEKIAQKRIEQALDTGAEILCTTCPFCKYNLKSHGMKVMDISEIIVSLMGVPKSAKIN; from the coding sequence TTGGATCTTATATACTTTAGAGGTTGTATGGGCCGAGAAAGAGTCCCTGAGATAACTAAGGCCACAGAACAAATCTTGGATCATGTGGAGATCCCTTATAGGATTCTAGAAGATGAAAAGTGTTGCGGTTCAGTGCTGCTCCGCACAGGCTTCCTCGAAGATGCTAAAGAGAGGATAAGGGAAAATTTAACCCTATTATCTGGTTCCAGGTTGCTTGTATCATGCGCTGGCTGTTACAGGACATTTAAAATAGATTATCCCCGTCTATTCAATGTTAAAGTAGATGTTATCCATAGTTCCCAATTATTCCATCAATTATTAAAGGAGGGAAGAATCCAAATTAAAGGAAATTTAAAGGTTACATATCATGACCCTTGCCACCTCGCAAGGCATTGTGGAGAATATGATGCTCCAAGGAAGGTTTTAGAAGCTACCGGAACCCTTGTGGAGATGGAAGAACATCACGTGAATGCCCAATGTTGTGGTGCTGGTGGTGGTGTGAAGGCAGCATATCCCCACCTTGCAGAAAAAATAGCCCAAAAGAGGATAGAGCAAGCCCTTGATACCGGGGCGGAGATATTATGTACAACTTGTCCCTTCTGTAAATACAACTTAAAATCTCATGGAATGAAAGTAATGGACATTTCAGAGATTATAGTTAGCCTTATGGGGGTGCCAAAATCCGCAAAAATCAACTGA
- a CDS encoding LUD domain-containing protein, with the protein MRKNQLKNLKKSFQILAERRVGIIEDPLIKELKEKVKSIRENSIKNLEILLKKVGESFEDNDIEFYIAKNGKEANKIIYDIVKEENVIAKSKSNTLSEINMAKFLEKKGLEVIETDLGDRIIQLTDDRPIHPTAPALHFNIQEIADIITKKLKIKIKANPEDIMETIKADVLNKLENVKVGITGANAVAAYDGSIVMIHNEGNIGLLSLKDTHIIVFGIDKLVSTLEDAILVAKLETAYATGSRVPSYINVVSGPSKTADIQKILLKNMYGAHRVVAIALDNGRSKAPPECLWCIGCGTCITSCPIYNIVGYDFGYKGYLGGRGVAFTNFIEGEKASFDAGIYMCTLCSRCTTTCPLEIPIPDIIEKVRFKVQRAGYKLDPHENIRKNIKENGTPFRHGKT; encoded by the coding sequence ATCCGCAAAAATCAACTGAAAAACCTCAAGAAATCCTTCCAGATATTGGCTGAGAGAAGGGTGGGAATAATAGAAGACCCCCTGATAAAAGAATTAAAAGAAAAAGTGAAGAGTATAAGGGAAAATTCCATTAAAAACCTCGAAATATTATTAAAAAAGGTGGGAGAATCCTTTGAGGATAATGATATAGAATTTTATATTGCAAAAAATGGAAAGGAAGCAAATAAAATCATATATGATATCGTTAAAGAGGAGAATGTAATCGCAAAATCCAAATCCAATACACTTTCTGAAATAAACATGGCAAAATTTCTCGAAAAAAAAGGCTTAGAAGTTATAGAAACAGACTTAGGTGATAGGATAATCCAACTAACAGATGATAGGCCAATACACCCAACAGCCCCAGCCTTACACTTTAACATACAAGAAATAGCTGACATAATAACCAAGAAACTTAAAATAAAAATCAAGGCAAACCCAGAGGATATAATGGAGACAATAAAAGCAGATGTTCTCAATAAACTTGAAAATGTTAAAGTAGGGATTACAGGGGCTAATGCAGTGGCAGCATATGATGGTTCAATTGTAATGATCCATAATGAAGGTAACATAGGCTTGCTTTCACTCAAGGACACCCACATTATCGTATTCGGCATCGACAAACTAGTAAGCACATTAGAGGATGCCATATTAGTGGCTAAACTCGAAACAGCCTATGCTACCGGTTCAAGAGTCCCATCATATATAAATGTGGTTTCAGGTCCCTCTAAGACAGCAGACATCCAAAAGATACTCCTGAAAAACATGTATGGTGCCCATAGGGTTGTCGCAATAGCCCTTGATAACGGTAGAAGCAAAGCCCCACCTGAATGTTTATGGTGTATAGGCTGTGGAACTTGTATAACATCCTGTCCCATTTACAATATAGTAGGATATGATTTCGGCTACAAGGGTTACCTTGGTGGTAGAGGCGTAGCATTCACAAATTTCATAGAAGGTGAAAAGGCAAGTTTTGACGCTGGAATATATATGTGCACACTTTGCAGCCGATGCACCACAACATGTCCCCTTGAAATCCCCATACCAGATATAATAGAAAAGGTAAGATTTAAAGTACAAAGGGCGGGTTATAAATTAGATCCCCATGAGAACATAAGAAAAAACATCAAAGAAAATGGAACACCCTTCAGACATGGGAAAACATGA
- a CDS encoding (5-formylfuran-3-yl)methyl phosphate synthase: MLLLVSPINPKEAIEAIKGGADIIDVKNPREGSLGASFPWVIKEIRRITPDNMLVSATLGDVPYKPGTISLAALGALTAGADYIKVGLYGTKNSKEAIDVMENVVKTIKDEEKKAFVVAAGYADAHRVGSLDPMEIPNVAYEAGADVAMLDTAIKDGKTLFDFLSVEKLQDFVKEAHNIGLKAALAGSIKKEQLRPLNEIGCDIVGVRGAACVGGDRNTGTIHRSAVTELKKLIEAI, translated from the coding sequence TTGCTTCTACTAGTAAGTCCAATCAACCCAAAGGAGGCTATAGAGGCCATTAAAGGTGGCGCGGATATAATAGATGTGAAAAATCCCAGGGAAGGCTCCCTCGGAGCTAGCTTCCCCTGGGTTATAAAAGAGATAAGGAGAATAACACCTGATAACATGCTTGTGAGCGCCACATTAGGTGATGTCCCATATAAGCCGGGCACGATTTCATTAGCCGCATTAGGCGCCCTTACAGCCGGAGCAGATTACATAAAAGTTGGCCTTTATGGGACGAAAAATTCTAAAGAGGCAATTGACGTAATGGAAAATGTTGTAAAAACAATAAAAGACGAGGAAAAGAAAGCTTTCGTGGTCGCGGCAGGATATGCCGACGCCCACAGAGTAGGCTCCCTAGATCCGATGGAAATCCCCAATGTGGCCTATGAAGCTGGTGCCGATGTCGCAATGTTAGATACTGCTATAAAGGATGGTAAAACCTTATTCGATTTTCTGAGTGTTGAAAAACTCCAAGATTTTGTTAAAGAAGCGCATAACATAGGATTAAAAGCCGCACTGGCAGGTTCCATTAAAAAAGAACAATTAAGGCCACTAAATGAGATTGGATGTGACATAGTCGGTGTAAGGGGGGCTGCATGCGTTGGAGGAGACCGCAACACCGGTACAATACATAGAAGTGCAGTTACAGAACTTAAAAAGTTAATAGAAGCTATTTAG
- the guaB gene encoding IMP dehydrogenase translates to MYSRKLKEAETAYTFDDFLLVPQASLVEPKDVIIKSKVSRNHEINVPIISSAMDTVTEYEMAIAMAQEGGLGIIHRNMSIKDQVEQVKRVKRSGDLTIRDVITINPEASLREAHEIMERENISGLPVVDNGNILGIISRRDIEPIINSEAEKKVEEVMTKEVVTVDESVTPAEALDIAYENKIERLPVVKDGKLVGILTIKDILERKRYPNASRDEKGRFIVGAATGPFDLERAKALDNAGADIIAIDSAHAHNLHLVKYAKIMKKNIDADLIVGNIATAKAAEDLIAQDVDGIKVGIGPGSMCTTRIIAGVGVPQLTAIAEVADVAKEYDIPVIADGGIRYSGDIAKAIAVGADAVMLGNLLAGTYESPGDVVIMNGRKYKQYRGMGSLGAMTGGIGAGTDRYFQEPQSHMKHTKIVPEGVEGVVPYRGTVSEVIFQLVGGLKASMGYCGAKTIKDMQRKSKLVKITSSGIKESHPHDLLITNESPNYPTM, encoded by the coding sequence ATGTACTCTAGGAAGTTAAAGGAAGCCGAAACCGCCTACACGTTTGACGATTTCTTGTTAGTACCCCAAGCGTCACTAGTAGAACCCAAAGATGTTATTATAAAAAGTAAAGTATCAAGGAACCATGAGATAAACGTCCCCATCATAAGTTCTGCGATGGACACAGTCACAGAATATGAAATGGCAATAGCCATGGCCCAAGAAGGCGGCCTCGGCATAATACACAGGAATATGAGCATAAAGGACCAAGTAGAACAGGTGAAACGGGTTAAAAGGTCAGGAGACCTTACAATAAGAGATGTTATAACAATAAACCCAGAAGCATCACTAAGAGAAGCCCACGAAATAATGGAAAGAGAAAATATAAGCGGACTTCCAGTTGTAGACAATGGGAACATACTTGGCATCATAAGCAGAAGAGACATAGAACCCATAATCAATTCAGAAGCCGAGAAAAAAGTAGAAGAAGTAATGACAAAAGAAGTTGTAACCGTAGACGAATCAGTAACACCAGCCGAAGCCCTTGACATAGCCTATGAAAACAAAATAGAAAGACTACCAGTCGTAAAAGATGGTAAACTCGTAGGAATACTCACCATAAAAGACATACTCGAACGTAAAAGATACCCCAATGCTTCAAGAGACGAGAAAGGAAGATTCATCGTAGGAGCAGCCACAGGACCATTCGACCTTGAAAGGGCCAAGGCCCTCGACAATGCAGGTGCAGATATAATAGCCATCGACAGCGCACACGCACACAACCTCCACCTCGTAAAATACGCAAAGATCATGAAAAAGAATATCGACGCAGATTTAATCGTTGGCAACATAGCAACAGCAAAGGCCGCAGAAGACTTAATAGCCCAGGACGTGGATGGTATAAAAGTTGGCATAGGCCCAGGTTCAATGTGCACCACCAGAATAATCGCAGGTGTGGGGGTACCCCAACTCACCGCCATAGCAGAAGTTGCAGATGTTGCAAAGGAATACGACATCCCAGTAATAGCAGATGGTGGTATACGCTATTCAGGGGATATCGCAAAGGCCATAGCAGTAGGTGCAGATGCTGTGATGCTCGGAAACTTATTAGCCGGTACTTATGAGTCCCCGGGTGATGTTGTAATCATGAACGGGCGCAAATATAAACAATATCGTGGAATGGGATCGCTAGGAGCTATGACAGGTGGCATAGGCGCTGGGACGGACCGTTACTTCCAAGAACCACAAAGCCATATGAAACACACCAAGATAGTCCCAGAAGGAGTTGAAGGCGTCGTACCCTACAGAGGCACAGTAAGTGAAGTCATATTCCAATTAGTCGGAGGCCTTAAAGCATCTATGGGCTACTGTGGGGCTAAAACCATCAAAGACATGCAAAGGAAGTCCAAACTTGTTAAGATAACATCCAGTGGAATAAAAGAAAGCCACCCCCACGACCTCCTAATAACCAATGAAAGTCCAAATTATCCCACAATGTAA
- a CDS encoding molybdenum cofactor guanylyltransferase: MLCGGQSKRMGTDKGLIILDGKPFISRIIDKIKPYFDEIFIILRDEKQKREYIKLLKDENVKILTDIIKGKGPLGGLLTGLKNIKSEKALVLPCDSPFITKKFIENFLKIDKLEEYDAIIPIWEDGRLEPLHGIYSQRVAEIIHRLLLKNEKKVGTLIETIKSRLVSVEELDPSLESFRNINRPEDLRI; this comes from the coding sequence ATACTCTGCGGAGGCCAGAGCAAACGCATGGGAACAGACAAGGGTCTAATCATTTTAGATGGAAAACCCTTCATATCCAGGATCATTGATAAAATCAAACCCTATTTTGACGAAATATTCATCATACTAAGGGACGAAAAACAAAAAAGAGAATACATAAAGTTACTTAAAGACGAAAATGTGAAAATCCTCACAGATATAATAAAAGGAAAAGGACCTCTTGGGGGCCTGCTAACAGGACTAAAGAATATAAAATCGGAAAAAGCCCTTGTTTTACCCTGCGATTCACCATTTATAACAAAAAAGTTTATAGAAAACTTTCTTAAAATAGATAAACTGGAAGAATATGATGCAATAATACCAATATGGGAGGACGGCAGACTAGAACCCCTACATGGGATATACAGTCAAAGGGTAGCTGAAATAATCCATAGACTACTTTTAAAAAATGAAAAGAAGGTCGGTACTCTAATAGAGACTATCAAATCTAGGCTAGTGTCTGTGGAGGAATTGGATCCGTCCCTAGAAAGCTTTAGGAATATTAATAGGCCAGAAGATCTTAGGATTTGA
- a CDS encoding pseudomurein-binding repeat-containing protein: protein MERLTLEQYREMVNEILEFKNQTGMLPEYAIVDGKKIRKEHYIDMIERVNKFILEMGRNPQTVDIKS, encoded by the coding sequence ATGGAGCGTTTGACGCTAGAGCAATATCGAGAGATGGTTAATGAGATATTAGAGTTCAAAAATCAGACTGGGATGCTCCCTGAATACGCCATCGTTGATGGTAAAAAGATCAGAAAAGAACATTATATTGACATGATAGAACGGGTGAACAAGTTCATACTTGAAATGGGGCGTAATCCACAGACCGTTGATATCAAATCCTAA
- the cbiT gene encoding precorrin-6Y C5,15-methyltransferase (decarboxylating) subunit CbiT gives MIPDEDFIKDDKVPGPTKEEIRCLVLCKADPKGDETVADVGCGTGGFTLEFAKRVHKVYAIDKDPHAIKITRENLIKHGLGENVELINGYAEKALEEIGDLDIIIIGGSGGKLSKIMEVGARKLKGHGRIIITSILLETKLEAIQAFKKLGFEYGIIDVNIARGRSLERGTMMLANNPISIIWGGIDED, from the coding sequence ATGATACCCGATGAAGATTTCATAAAAGATGATAAAGTGCCCGGGCCCACCAAAGAGGAGATAAGATGTCTGGTTTTGTGCAAGGCCGACCCTAAAGGGGATGAGACTGTTGCCGATGTTGGCTGTGGCACAGGAGGTTTCACATTAGAGTTTGCGAAGAGAGTCCATAAGGTATATGCCATAGACAAGGATCCTCATGCCATAAAAATTACAAGGGAAAACCTAATAAAGCATGGGCTTGGAGAAAACGTTGAATTGATCAATGGCTATGCTGAGAAGGCCCTCGAAGAGATAGGGGATCTTGACATAATAATCATTGGGGGAAGCGGCGGTAAATTATCAAAAATAATGGAAGTAGGTGCAAGGAAACTTAAAGGCCATGGAAGGATCATAATAACTTCCATATTACTTGAGACTAAGTTAGAGGCCATCCAAGCGTTCAAAAAGCTCGGGTTTGAATATGGGATCATAGATGTTAATATTGCGAGGGGACGTTCTCTTGAAAGGGGTACTATGATGCTAGCTAATAATCCGATATCAATTATATGGGGGGGCATAGATGAAGATTAA
- a CDS encoding UbiX family flavin prenyltransferase: MIIIAITGASGTIYGVRILEALSEKKETALLVTNTASKILEHETGLKLDEIKDLADHYFDVHDLEAPISSGSFNFEAMIIAPCSMKTLAAIAQGYADNIITRAADVSLKERRKLILVPRETPLRNAHLENMLKVSREGGIILPAMPGFYHRPENIDDMVNFIAGKALDILGVENSLFRRWTGHDTR; this comes from the coding sequence ATGATCATAATAGCCATTACAGGGGCCAGTGGAACAATCTATGGTGTAAGGATACTAGAAGCCCTATCAGAAAAAAAAGAGACAGCACTCCTAGTTACCAATACAGCCTCCAAGATCCTAGAGCATGAAACCGGCTTGAAACTAGACGAGATAAAAGACCTGGCAGACCACTATTTTGATGTCCATGATTTAGAAGCTCCAATAAGCAGTGGTTCCTTTAATTTCGAGGCGATGATAATAGCACCTTGTAGCATGAAAACTTTAGCGGCCATAGCCCAAGGATATGCTGACAACATTATTACACGGGCAGCTGACGTATCGCTCAAAGAAAGACGCAAACTAATATTAGTACCTCGTGAAACGCCACTTAGGAATGCACACCTTGAAAACATGTTAAAGGTGAGCAGGGAAGGTGGTATAATATTACCTGCAATGCCAGGATTCTACCATAGACCGGAAAATATAGATGACATGGTTAATTTCATAGCAGGCAAGGCACTAGACATTCTAGGAGTTGAAAACAGCCTTTTCAGGCGGTGGACTGGCCATGATACCCGATGA